In Peromyscus maniculatus bairdii isolate BWxNUB_F1_BW_parent chromosome 21, HU_Pman_BW_mat_3.1, whole genome shotgun sequence, one DNA window encodes the following:
- the LOC102919485 gene encoding olfactory receptor 1f45-like — protein MNCSQAPGFILLGLSRDQERWQPLFSIFLALYLLGLLGNLLLLLAIGADVHLHTPMYFFLSQLSLIDLCFITTTTPKMLETLWTGDGSISFSGCLTQLYFFAVFADMDNLLLAVMAIDRYAAICHPLHYPLLMTSCRCGVLASGSWGVAHCVSLVHTLLISQLFFPNNQEIPHFFCDFGPLLRLSCSNTQLNESLMMALAGVLGLGALLCILSSYGCIFYAVARVSSAQGKRKALATCSSHLSMVLLFYSTVFATYLKPPSSSHSSGEVVAAVMYTLVTPTLNPFIYSLRNKDVKSSLRKFLNMEKSQG, from the coding sequence ATGAACTGCAGTCAGGCTCCTGGCTTTATCCTCTTAGGACTGTCCAGAGACCAAGAGAGATGGCAGCCTCTCTTTAGCATCTTTCTAGCTCTCTACTTGCTGGGCCTCCTAGGGAACCTGCTACTTCTATTAGCTATTGGTGCTGATGTCCACCTCCACACCCCTATGTATTTCTTCCTCAGTCAGCTCTCCCTCATTGATCTTTGTTTCATTACTACCACAACCCCCAAAATGCTGGAGACTTTGTGGACTGGAGATGGATCAATCTCATTCTCTGGATGTCTGACTCAGTTGtacttctttgctgtttttgcGGACATGGATAACCTACTTCTGGCGGTCATGGCTATCGACCGCTATGCTGCCATCTGCCACCCACTGCACTACCCACTTCTAATGACTTCTTGCAGATGTGGGGTTCTGGCTAGTGGGTCATGGGGAGTAGCTCATTGTGTGTCTCTGGTCCATACCTTGTTGATCTCCCAGTTATTTTTTCCTAACAACCAAGAGATTCCtcattttttctgtgattttggcCCTCTTTTACGGCTTTCCTGCTCCAATACCCAACTCAATGAGTCCCTGATGATGGCTTTGGCTGGGGTTTTAGGACTAGGTGCACTTCTCTGCATTTTAAGTTCTTATGGTTGTATTTTCTATGCTGTGGCTAGGGTTTCATCAGCACAGGGGAAAAGGAAAGCCCTGGCCACATGCAGTTCCCACCTCTCTATGGTCCTCCTCTTCTACAGTACAGTCTTTGCCACATACCTGAAGCCCCCATCTAGTTCTCACTCATCTGGGGAGGTGGTAGCTGCTGTCATGTATACCCTGGTAACTCCCACTCTGAACCCCTTCATTTATAGTCTGAGAAATAAGGATGTTAAGAGTTCACTGAGAAAATttctgaacatggagaagtctcAGGGCTAA
- the LOC102921327 gene encoding olfactory receptor 12D1-like gives MQELNPILFAIFLTMYFVNVAGNGAILMIVILDSRLHSPMYFFLGNLACLDVCYSTVTVPKMLENFLSTSKAISFLGCITQLHFFHFLGSTEALLLTVMAFDRFMAICKPLHYPFIMNRQVCIQMAVTIWAIPFLHALLHSIMTSRLNFCGSNHIHHFFCDVKPLLELACGNTELNRWLLNSLTGTIAIGLFFLTFLSYFYIITHLFLKTRSCSMLHKALSTCASHFMVVIIFYAPVLYIYISPASGSSLEEDRIIAVMYTVVTPALNPLIYTLRNKEVRGAFNRKIRKQL, from the coding sequence ATGCAAGAATTGAACCCTATTCTCTTTGCCATATTCCTTACCATGTACTTTGTCAATGTGGCTGGAAATGGAGCCATCCTGATGATTGTCATCTTGGATTCAAGACTCCACTCTCCTATGTATTTTTTCCTGGGAAACCTAGCATGTCTAGATGTCTGCTACTCCACTGTGACAGTGCCGAAGATGCTGGAGAACTTCCTCTCCACCAGCAAAGCAATTTCCTTCTTGGGATGCATAACACAGCTTCATTTCTTCCACTTCCTGGGGAGCACAGAGGCCTTGCTGCTGACAGTGATGGCATTTGATCGCTTCATGGCTATCTGCAAACCACTCCACTATCCTTTCATCATGAATCGTCAAGTGTGTATCCAGATGGCTGTCACCATTTGGGCCATTCCTTTTCTCCATGCTCTGCTTCACTCCATAATGACATCTCGTTTGAACTTTTGTGGTTCCAACCATATTCAtcatttcttctgtgatgttAAGCCATTATTGGAGCTGGCCTGTGGTAACACTGAGCTCAACAGGTGGCTGCTTAATTCTCTCACAGGTACCATTGCCATTGGCCTCTTCTTTCTGACATTTCTCTCCTATTTCTACATTATCACTCATCTGTTTCTCAAGACTCGTTCTTGCAGCATGCTCCACAAGGCACTGTCCACTTGTGCCTCTCACTTCATGGTTGTTATTATTTTCTATGCCCCTGTTCTCTACATCTATATCAGTCCAGCTTCAGGGAGCTCCCTGGAAGAGGACAGGATCATTGCTGTCATGTATACTGTGGTCACTCCTGCACTCAATCCACTGATATACACTCTAAGGAATAAGGAAGTGAGAGGGGCTTTTaatagaaaaatcagaaaacagcTTTGA